A window of Jannaschia sp. M317 contains these coding sequences:
- a CDS encoding translocation/assembly module TamB domain-containing protein, with protein MRALPLALTLALTLALPAAAQDAAEERDRSFLTALIEDNLSAPGLSVRIDGFEGALSSEASLDVLTISDDAGPWLRLEEVVLDWNRSALLRGRLEVEQLTAALIAVERTPLPPEGVEALPEAGASGFSLPNLPVSVDIGLIRAERIDLGAAILGQALSLRLEATAQLADGSGQVDLTGERLDGVAGTFDIEAGFDAETKILSVDLDVREAEGGLASGLLQLPGAPAIELTVTGTGPLDDFAADIAVASDGADRLSGQVTLAGVEDGRRFAADLGGDLTALLAPRYRPFFGDDVGLRVVGVALDAGGTLLQELDISTQALTLGGTAEVGADGWPRALDVTGRIASADGTRVLLPTADAISLAGADFALRHDAQAGEDWLLDLSVEALDHPALTLDRGYVTARGTVDRSDGSVIGANGLIEAALDGIGWIDPALADAIGAQVTLGAQVGWAEGGPVRITDLALEGPALTASGAVDYALDGRALPVTLDLRAEVGALSRLSALTGLDLGGAAALEVSGDLTPVGGAFDLSARGAAEGLRTGIAQADGLLQGRTALSLAARRDETGTYLDALSLENPQVALSGTARILAEDAPARTEGQTGQATLDLTVADGGVVDPRLTGPLSARVALSEDDAGAWAGNAEITAPQGVSATAAGRLTGPTPDLDFTLSVPEIGAFVDGVPGALTAEGRAFAEDGIWSVDANLAGPWGLVAEVAGPVTGDAVTITYSARLPDVTAPVPALAALPALAGPVELSGKITQEGAALVTDTQVTAPEGVTLRLRGPVTGPAPRLEMAATVPRLQVLVPQVEGTLSLDALLARAGEEWTLEARARGPEGTRATVETVLTDTPLAVDFTLDVPRLAAFAAGVPGGLDLSGMAVQAEDGWRVDLDGTGPYAATLNASARLPDAGPEVTLTARIPDATRIAPQLRGALTVEAEARQRGGVWSADVEASGPLGARVTANARLPDSGAEVTAALRMPNAATLSPALRGPLNLDLTATERGGVWRADVDASGPFGADLDVSGVVFGGPVDVDVAFAVPDISPLVPDISGPLRVSGRVTQPGSDYRLDLSLTGPAGTAAQVAGTVATDATLTLSVSGSAPLGLANAAVAPRRLGGTASFDLRVAGPPALDSVTGTIRTTNGAVSLPTLRNGLEPLVATVTLQNGRAVVDAQATLQTGGQVQVSGPVDLSAPFNANLRAQFAVTLEDPTLYTANVSGDVAVTGPLTGGAVISGQVLLDGAEIAVPSSGLTAIGDLPPIDHLATPRPVQRTLARAGQDAKAVRAEKQASSGPGFGLDLRVDAPGRIFVRGRGLDAELGGSLRVTGTTNAPVTAGAFELVRGRLDILQQRFDLDEGTISFQGDLIPYIRLVAITETDALTASIAVEGPADSIEVSFGSSPDVPQEEILAQIFFGRDLSQLSPLQALQLANSIAVLAGRGSGGLLEKLRGNAGLDDLDVTTDSDGNTAVRAGKYISDNVYTDVEIDQSGDATISLNLDLTPNLTVRGATGASGESSLGIFFEKDY; from the coding sequence ATGCGCGCGCTTCCCCTTGCGCTGACGCTGGCGCTGACACTCGCCCTGCCCGCCGCCGCCCAGGACGCCGCCGAGGAGCGGGATCGCAGCTTTCTGACCGCCCTGATCGAAGACAACCTGAGCGCGCCCGGCCTGTCGGTGCGGATCGACGGCTTTGAAGGGGCCCTGTCATCCGAAGCCTCGCTGGACGTTCTGACGATCTCGGACGACGCGGGCCCCTGGCTGCGGCTGGAGGAGGTGGTGCTGGACTGGAACCGTTCTGCCCTGCTGCGCGGACGGCTGGAGGTGGAGCAGTTGACCGCGGCGCTGATCGCGGTCGAACGCACGCCCCTGCCGCCCGAAGGGGTCGAGGCCCTGCCAGAGGCCGGGGCGAGCGGGTTTTCGTTACCGAACCTGCCGGTTTCCGTCGATATCGGTTTGATCCGGGCAGAACGCATCGACCTGGGCGCCGCGATCCTGGGGCAGGCCCTGTCGCTACGGCTGGAGGCGACCGCGCAGCTGGCCGATGGATCGGGCCAGGTGGATCTGACCGGCGAACGGCTGGACGGGGTCGCGGGCACCTTCGACATCGAAGCCGGATTCGACGCCGAGACCAAGATCCTGTCGGTCGATCTGGACGTGCGCGAGGCCGAGGGCGGGCTGGCGTCCGGCCTGCTGCAACTGCCGGGTGCGCCCGCGATCGAGCTGACGGTGACGGGAACCGGGCCACTGGACGATTTCGCCGCCGATATCGCGGTGGCCTCGGACGGGGCGGACCGGTTGTCGGGACAGGTGACACTGGCCGGGGTCGAGGACGGCCGCCGCTTTGCCGCCGACCTGGGCGGCGACCTGACCGCCTTGCTGGCCCCGCGCTATCGCCCGTTCTTTGGCGATGACGTGGGCCTGCGGGTCGTGGGCGTGGCGCTGGATGCCGGTGGCACCCTCTTGCAGGAGCTGGACATCTCGACCCAGGCCCTGACGCTTGGCGGCACGGCAGAGGTCGGGGCCGACGGCTGGCCCCGCGCGCTGGACGTGACCGGGCGCATTGCCTCGGCGGATGGAACGCGGGTCCTGTTGCCGACGGCGGATGCGATCTCGTTGGCCGGGGCGGACTTCGCCCTGCGTCACGATGCTCAGGCGGGCGAAGATTGGCTGCTGGATCTGTCGGTCGAGGCACTGGACCACCCGGCCCTGACGCTGGACCGCGGGTACGTGACCGCGCGCGGCACCGTGGATCGCAGCGACGGGTCCGTCATCGGGGCCAACGGATTGATCGAGGCGGCGCTGGACGGGATCGGCTGGATCGACCCGGCGCTGGCGGATGCGATCGGCGCGCAGGTCACCCTGGGCGCACAGGTCGGCTGGGCCGAAGGCGGGCCGGTGCGGATCACGGATCTGGCGCTGGAGGGCCCCGCGCTGACGGCATCGGGCGCGGTGGATTATGCACTGGACGGGCGCGCCTTGCCGGTGACACTGGATCTTCGGGCCGAGGTGGGGGCCTTGTCGCGGCTGTCGGCCCTGACCGGGCTGGACCTTGGCGGCGCGGCGGCTTTGGAGGTATCGGGCGATCTGACCCCGGTTGGCGGCGCTTTTGATCTGTCGGCGCGGGGCGCGGCAGAGGGGCTGCGCACCGGCATCGCCCAGGCAGACGGGTTGCTACAGGGGCGCACCGCGCTGTCGCTGGCGGCGCGGCGCGATGAGACGGGCACCTATCTGGACGCTCTGTCCCTGGAAAATCCGCAAGTGGCGCTGTCGGGCACCGCACGGATCCTGGCCGAAGACGCCCCCGCCCGGACCGAGGGGCAGACGGGTCAGGCCACGCTGGACCTGACGGTGGCGGACGGCGGGGTCGTCGATCCGCGTCTGACCGGCCCGCTCAGCGCCCGCGTTGCGCTGAGCGAGGATGACGCCGGTGCCTGGGCCGGCAACGCGGAGATCACGGCACCGCAGGGGGTGTCCGCCACGGCCGCCGGGCGGCTGACGGGGCCTACGCCGGACCTGGATTTCACCCTGTCGGTCCCCGAAATCGGGGCCTTCGTCGACGGCGTGCCGGGGGCGCTGACCGCCGAGGGGCGGGCCTTTGCCGAAGACGGGATCTGGTCGGTGGACGCCAATCTGGCCGGACCCTGGGGATTGGTGGCCGAGGTCGCCGGACCGGTCACGGGCGACGCGGTAACCATCACCTATTCGGCACGCCTGCCGGACGTCACCGCACCGGTCCCGGCGCTCGCCGCGCTGCCCGCGCTGGCGGGACCGGTCGAATTGTCGGGCAAGATCACACAGGAAGGCGCGGCCCTGGTCACGGACACGCAGGTCACCGCGCCCGAGGGTGTCACCTTGCGTCTGCGCGGCCCTGTGACAGGCCCCGCCCCCCGGTTGGAGATGGCAGCGACGGTGCCGCGCCTGCAGGTCCTTGTGCCGCAGGTGGAGGGGACGCTCAGCCTGGACGCCCTGTTGGCGCGGGCGGGCGAGGAATGGACCCTTGAGGCCCGCGCGCGCGGCCCCGAAGGCACGCGCGCCACGGTCGAGACGGTGTTGACCGACACGCCGCTGGCGGTGGATTTCACGCTGGATGTGCCGCGCCTGGCCGCTTTTGCCGCGGGTGTGCCGGGCGGGCTGGACCTGTCGGGCATGGCCGTGCAGGCAGAAGACGGCTGGCGCGTCGATCTGGACGGAACCGGCCCCTATGCGGCGACGCTGAACGCCTCGGCCCGCCTGCCGGACGCGGGGCCCGAGGTGACGCTGACCGCACGGATCCCGGACGCCACGCGGATCGCACCGCAATTGCGCGGTGCCCTGACGGTCGAGGCCGAGGCGCGACAGCGCGGCGGCGTCTGGTCGGCAGACGTGGAGGCGAGCGGCCCGTTGGGCGCACGGGTCACGGCGAACGCCCGCCTGCCGGACAGTGGGGCGGAGGTGACGGCGGCGCTGCGGATGCCCAACGCCGCCACGTTGTCGCCTGCCCTGCGCGGCCCCCTGAACCTGGACCTGACCGCGACAGAACGCGGCGGGGTCTGGCGCGCGGATGTGGACGCGTCGGGACCGTTCGGGGCCGATCTCGACGTGTCGGGTGTCGTCTTTGGTGGGCCGGTGGACGTGGATGTGGCATTTGCGGTGCCCGATATCTCGCCTCTGGTGCCCGACATTTCCGGCCCGCTGCGGGTCAGCGGGCGGGTGACGCAGCCGGGGTCGGATTACCGTCTCGACCTGTCGCTGACCGGGCCTGCGGGCACGGCGGCGCAGGTCGCAGGCACGGTGGCCACGGATGCGACGCTGACCCTGTCGGTCAGCGGCAGCGCGCCGCTGGGTCTGGCAAATGCAGCCGTGGCCCCGCGCCGGTTGGGCGGCACCGCCAGTTTCGATCTGCGCGTGGCCGGACCGCCCGCGCTCGACTCGGTGACCGGCACGATCCGCACCACCAACGGCGCGGTCAGCCTGCCCACCCTGCGCAACGGGCTGGAGCCGCTGGTGGCGACCGTAACGTTGCAGAACGGGCGCGCAGTGGTGGACGCACAGGCGACGTTGCAAACCGGCGGTCAGGTCCAGGTCAGCGGGCCTGTCGACCTGTCGGCCCCGTTCAATGCAAACCTGCGGGCGCAATTCGCCGTCACGCTAGAGGATCCGACCCTCTATACTGCCAATGTCTCGGGCGATGTCGCCGTGACCGGGCCGCTGACGGGCGGGGCGGTGATTTCGGGGCAGGTGCTGTTGGACGGCGCAGAGATCGCTGTCCCCTCCTCTGGGTTGACGGCCATCGGCGACCTGCCCCCCATCGACCATCTGGCCACCCCGCGCCCAGTGCAGCGCACCCTGGCGCGGGCAGGCCAGGACGCAAAGGCGGTGCGCGCCGAGAAGCAGGCCAGCTCCGGCCCGGGTTTCGGGCTGGACCTGAGGGTCGATGCACCCGGTCGCATCTTTGTGCGCGGGCGCGGCCTGGACGCGGAACTGGGGGGATCCTTGCGAGTGACGGGCACCACGAATGCGCCGGTCACGGCGGGCGCCTTCGAGCTGGTGCGCGGGCGTCTCGACATTCTGCAACAGCGGTTCGATCTGGACGAGGGCACGATCAGCTTTCAGGGTGATCTGATCCCCTACATCCGGCTGGTGGCCATCACCGAGACCGATGCCCTGACCGCCTCCATCGCGGTCGAGGGACCGGCGGACAGCATCGAGGTCAGCTTTGGCAGCAGCCCGGACGTCCCGCAGGAGGAAATCCTGGCGCAGATCTTCTTTGGCCGCGACCTGAGCCAGCTGTCGCCCTTGCAGGCGCTGCAACTGGCCAATTCCATCGCCGTTCTGGCGGGTCGGGGATCGGGCGGATTGTTGGAAAAGCTGCGCGGCAATGCGGGACTGGACGATCTGGACGTGACCACCGACAGCGACGGCAACACCGCCGTGCGGGCCGGCAAATACATCTCGGACAATGTCTATACCGACGTCGAAATCGACCAGAGCGGGGACGCGACGATCTCTCTCAACCTTGATCTGACGCCGAACCTGACGGTGCGGGGCGCGACCGGTGCCAGCGGCGAAAGCAGCCTCGGCATCTTCTTCGAGAAGGACTACTGA
- a CDS encoding membrane integrity-associated transporter subunit PqiC has protein sequence MRLLIPALLALSACSSTQYFAPPPTESELRLNVRANTVQVNEVSIPEYAVNQEIPVQQPDGSLTTDTSRLWADLPDRAMAGSLMRHLNVITDAQVAVEPWPLGGFPDVEVSVFVEDMIVQSSGTLRFTGSYALRREGARGLVEPFAITAPVAGQDYVDIIAAHEAAWLQLAEQIARDL, from the coding sequence ATGCGACTTTTGATCCCTGCGCTTCTGGCGCTGTCTGCCTGTTCCTCGACGCAGTATTTCGCGCCCCCACCGACGGAGTCCGAGCTGCGCCTGAACGTGCGGGCGAACACGGTACAGGTAAACGAGGTTTCGATCCCGGAATACGCGGTGAACCAGGAAATCCCGGTGCAACAGCCCGACGGATCGTTGACCACCGACACCAGCCGGCTTTGGGCGGACCTGCCCGACCGGGCGATGGCCGGCAGCCTGATGCGCCACCTCAACGTCATCACCGACGCGCAGGTCGCGGTCGAACCCTGGCCGTTGGGCGGGTTTCCCGATGTCGAAGTCTCGGTCTTTGTCGAAGACATGATCGTCCAGTCGTCCGGCACCCTGCGGTTCACGGGCAGCTATGCGTTGCGCCGCGAAGGCGCGCGCGGGTTGGTCGAACCCTTTGCCATCACAGCACCCGTCGCGGGCCAGGACTATGTCGATATCATTGCCGCGCATGAGGCCGCGTGGCTGCAACTTGCCGAACAGATCGCTCGCGACCTCTGA
- a CDS encoding alpha-amylase family glycosyl hydrolase: MAENAEWWRGAVIYQIYPRSYQDDDGDGSGDLKGITRRLDHVAALGVDAIWVSPFFTSPMADMGYDVSDHRGVDPSFGTMEDFEAMVARAHELGLKVIIDQVFSHSSEEHPFFEESRQSRDNPKADWYVWADPKEDGSPPNNWQAIFGGPAWTWDTRRKQYYFHQFLSEQPDFNAHNPDVQAWILDTLRFWLDRGVDGFRLDAVNHYFQDPELRDNPPDWREKSEPDSKPFEMQYPIHSKNQPENLEFMERVREVMDSYGATMTVGEIGEGHHPVERMTEYTTGKRLNMGYTLALTGPHFTADYIRAQVESMIAPGQGGYPCWAMSSHDHNRPVSRWSDIGADQDALAKLAGAVLLTLEGGICMYQGEELGQADTDLERHEIVDPEGKSFWPLVKGRDPSRTPMAWEAGAPNGGFSTAETTWLPAKAPQTARAVDTQAGVDGSVLEAFRALLHLRRDEPALRTGKTVFLDAPEPVMAFTRGDDVLCVMNLGPEAVEVLGLGVGAPLLEIAAKVVEDGVELGPNGVWIGRPGA, encoded by the coding sequence ATGGCCGAAAATGCAGAATGGTGGCGCGGTGCGGTCATCTATCAGATCTATCCCCGGTCCTATCAGGATGACGACGGCGACGGCTCCGGCGACCTGAAGGGGATCACCCGGCGGCTGGACCACGTGGCCGCCCTGGGCGTCGATGCGATCTGGGTCAGCCCGTTCTTCACCTCCCCCATGGCGGACATGGGCTATGACGTCAGCGACCATCGCGGGGTCGATCCGTCGTTCGGAACGATGGAGGATTTCGAAGCGATGGTGGCGCGGGCGCATGAGCTGGGCCTGAAGGTCATCATCGACCAGGTGTTTTCTCATTCCAGCGAAGAACATCCCTTTTTCGAGGAAAGCCGTCAGAGCCGAGACAACCCCAAGGCCGATTGGTACGTCTGGGCCGACCCCAAGGAGGACGGCAGCCCGCCGAACAACTGGCAGGCGATTTTCGGCGGCCCCGCCTGGACCTGGGACACCCGACGCAAGCAATACTACTTTCACCAGTTCCTGTCCGAGCAGCCCGATTTCAACGCCCACAACCCCGACGTGCAGGCGTGGATTCTGGATACGTTGCGGTTCTGGCTGGACCGGGGGGTCGACGGCTTCCGCCTGGACGCGGTGAACCACTACTTCCAGGACCCTGAACTGCGCGACAACCCGCCCGACTGGCGTGAAAAGTCGGAGCCGGATTCGAAACCCTTCGAGATGCAGTACCCGATCCATTCCAAGAACCAGCCAGAAAACCTGGAGTTCATGGAGCGGGTGCGCGAGGTCATGGACAGCTACGGCGCGACCATGACCGTGGGCGAGATCGGCGAAGGCCACCACCCGGTCGAGCGGATGACGGAATACACCACCGGCAAGCGGCTCAACATGGGCTATACGCTGGCGCTGACCGGGCCGCATTTCACCGCCGACTATATCCGCGCCCAGGTGGAATCGATGATCGCGCCGGGTCAGGGCGGCTATCCCTGCTGGGCCATGTCGAGCCATGATCACAACCGTCCCGTCAGCCGCTGGTCCGACATCGGTGCCGATCAGGACGCACTGGCCAAACTGGCGGGGGCGGTGCTCCTGACGCTGGAAGGCGGCATCTGCATGTATCAGGGAGAAGAGCTGGGCCAGGCCGACACCGATCTGGAACGCCACGAGATCGTCGACCCCGAGGGCAAGAGCTTCTGGCCGTTGGTCAAGGGCCGCGACCCGTCGCGCACGCCCATGGCCTGGGAGGCAGGGGCCCCTAATGGTGGCTTTTCGACCGCAGAGACGACCTGGCTGCCCGCCAAGGCGCCGCAGACCGCGCGCGCGGTGGATACCCAGGCAGGGGTCGACGGATCGGTGTTGGAAGCGTTCCGCGCACTGCTGCACCTGCGCCGCGACGAACCGGCGCTGCGCACGGGCAAGACCGTCTTTCTGGACGCGCCGGAACCGGTCATGGCCTTTACCCGAGGCGACGATGTTCTGTGTGTCATGAACCTCGGCCCCGAGGCGGTCGAGGTTCTGGGCCTGGGCGTCGGCGCGCCCTTGTTGGAGATCGCGGCAAAGGTGGTCGAAGACGGGGTCGAACTAGGCCCGAACGGCGTCTGGATCGGCCGCCCGGGGGCATGA
- a CDS encoding paraquat-inducible protein A produces the protein MEATDDMVCCPVCDALHHHVDVPDGERARCIRCGTIIAVGRPEAILRIVVLASTALVLMSIVVFYPFLELRNGVFESKASVFETVMSFSQGIMAPLSLAVAAFVIVLPVSRLVLLIWALGPLSVGRAAWPGAAFALRWAEVLKPWAMAEIFMVGVAVALVKLADLATLSMGPAFWSFAAIVVITGLKDTQMSKHSIWTALDQATRR, from the coding sequence ATGGAGGCGACCGACGACATGGTCTGCTGCCCGGTCTGCGATGCGCTGCACCATCATGTGGACGTGCCGGACGGGGAACGGGCCCGCTGCATCCGCTGTGGCACCATCATCGCGGTGGGCCGGCCCGAGGCGATCCTGCGGATCGTGGTCCTGGCCTCTACCGCGCTGGTTCTGATGAGCATCGTGGTCTTCTACCCCTTTCTGGAGCTGCGCAACGGCGTCTTCGAAAGCAAGGCCTCGGTCTTCGAGACAGTGATGAGCTTTAGCCAGGGGATCATGGCGCCCCTGTCGCTGGCGGTCGCGGCCTTTGTGATCGTGCTGCCGGTATCACGGCTGGTTTTGCTGATCTGGGCATTGGGGCCCCTGTCGGTCGGACGCGCGGCCTGGCCCGGCGCGGCCTTTGCCTTGCGGTGGGCCGAGGTTCTGAAGCCCTGGGCCATGGCCGAGATCTTCATGGTGGGCGTGGCGGTCGCGCTGGTGAAACTTGCGGATCTGGCGACCCTGTCGATGGGCCCCGCCTTCTGGTCCTTTGCGGCCATCGTGGTCATAACGGGCCTCAAGGACACGCAGATGAGCAAACATTCGATATGGACGGCACTGGATCAGGCAACAAGGCGCTGA
- a CDS encoding PqiB family protein, translating to MSDETPHSPVMERPRPRRRIVSAVWLVPIIAVMIALAIAWQSYANRGVLVQIAFPDASGVEIGQTTLRYREVTVGVVEDVGFSPDLASVNVYVRVSRNIAPYLDDDASFWVVQPEVSARGVEGLNTILSGTYIEGTWDSDLGTPLTAFVGDERAPIVPPGVDGTAITLTTRHSSRLGPGAPILYRGIEVGEVSQPRLTPDGTEIRIDAFVRAPYDRQLSTATRFWDASGVSVNIGAGGVDLRLGSVATLLEGGLNFDTLISGGSGIGEGHVYEIFADESAARASTFETPSARSVKLSTLFPSAIAGLRQGASVRYNGVRVGSVTSINGFIRPDDPTRQVQLLAVMDLQPVKMGQEGEVSELAGLDFIGGLVEDGLRAQLVGLGLFGGELAIDLVQTAGAPPARLEIGVADNPLIPSIETEDSGLASSAAGVMDRIAALPVEELLTSATDLLNNLNRIAGDPDTRAIPGAALAAIEDGRGLIRDGRGIISSPQVASVLLDIETISATVARLTTELEEIALVASLSDTLESAGSAADNIARATVDLDTLTERLTAVAEGAEVLLSDEATQALPGAALAALDEGRELLTEGRDLLATPELRAVLGNLETASADIAAITADVAQTALAPMLNDALSAATEAARNIASGTVGLGAVTENINALVTDAEILLSDEATRALPAATLALMQDGQALIASPELDAILRDLAATAADVRAITAELAAAEATARLTAALEAAEAAAVAVAEGTANLPELSASAQRVMAQAEELGAGLNRLTAKTEALALEDLVTSTTDLMRTADAFLSSDEADDVPVVLVETLEELRLTIETIRTGGTLENLNTTLRSTSGAADSIATAAQDLPALVNRLQTLTTQAGGVLASYGDGSRVNTELYAALRAAVRAAEDVSSLARTIERNPNSLLLGR from the coding sequence ATGAGTGACGAAACACCCCATAGCCCCGTGATGGAACGCCCCCGCCCCCGGCGGCGCATCGTGTCGGCGGTCTGGCTGGTGCCGATCATTGCCGTCATGATCGCCCTGGCGATTGCCTGGCAAAGCTATGCCAACCGCGGTGTCCTGGTGCAGATCGCCTTTCCGGATGCCAGTGGCGTCGAGATCGGGCAGACCACGCTCCGCTACCGTGAGGTGACGGTCGGCGTGGTCGAGGACGTGGGGTTTTCGCCGGACCTGGCCTCGGTCAATGTTTACGTGCGGGTGTCGCGCAACATCGCGCCCTATCTGGATGACGACGCGTCCTTCTGGGTGGTCCAGCCCGAGGTGTCGGCGCGGGGCGTCGAAGGGTTGAACACGATCCTGTCGGGCACCTACATCGAAGGCACCTGGGATAGCGACCTGGGCACGCCCCTGACGGCATTCGTCGGCGATGAGCGGGCCCCGATCGTCCCGCCCGGCGTGGACGGAACCGCAATCACGCTGACCACGCGCCACAGTTCGCGCCTGGGACCGGGGGCACCGATCCTGTATCGCGGGATCGAGGTGGGCGAGGTGTCGCAGCCGCGACTGACGCCTGACGGCACGGAAATCCGCATCGACGCCTTCGTCCGTGCGCCCTATGACCGCCAACTGTCGACCGCGACGCGGTTCTGGGATGCCTCGGGCGTGTCGGTGAACATCGGCGCGGGCGGCGTGGACCTGCGGCTGGGATCGGTGGCGACCCTGCTGGAAGGCGGGCTCAACTTCGACACGCTGATCTCTGGCGGCTCGGGGATCGGCGAAGGCCACGTCTATGAGATCTTTGCTGACGAAAGCGCAGCGCGCGCCTCGACCTTCGAGACGCCGTCGGCGCGGTCGGTCAAGCTGTCGACCCTGTTCCCGTCGGCCATCGCAGGCCTGCGGCAGGGCGCGTCGGTGCGCTACAACGGGGTGCGCGTCGGGTCGGTGACCTCGATCAACGGCTTTATCCGCCCCGACGATCCGACCCGGCAGGTCCAATTGCTTGCCGTCATGGATCTGCAGCCGGTCAAGATGGGTCAGGAAGGCGAGGTTTCGGAACTCGCCGGGCTCGATTTCATCGGGGGACTGGTCGAAGACGGGTTGCGCGCGCAGTTGGTCGGGCTTGGCCTGTTCGGTGGGGAATTGGCCATCGACCTTGTCCAGACAGCGGGTGCGCCGCCGGCCCGGTTGGAAATCGGCGTCGCCGACAACCCGCTGATCCCTTCGATCGAAACCGAGGACTCCGGTCTCGCCTCCAGCGCGGCAGGCGTTATGGACCGGATCGCGGCCCTGCCGGTGGAAGAATTGCTGACTTCGGCCACCGATCTTCTCAACAACCTCAACCGCATCGCGGGCGACCCGGACACGCGGGCCATTCCGGGCGCGGCCCTGGCCGCGATCGAAGACGGACGCGGTCTGATCCGGGACGGGCGCGGCATCATTTCCTCGCCGCAGGTGGCCAGCGTCCTGCTGGATATCGAAACGATTTCCGCGACCGTCGCGCGGCTGACCACCGAGCTGGAAGAGATCGCCCTTGTCGCCAGCCTGTCGGACACCCTGGAAAGCGCGGGATCTGCGGCCGACAACATCGCACGGGCGACGGTCGATCTGGACACCCTGACCGAACGACTGACCGCAGTGGCCGAAGGGGCCGAGGTCTTGCTGTCCGATGAGGCGACACAGGCCCTGCCTGGTGCCGCGCTGGCCGCGCTGGACGAAGGCCGGGAATTGCTTACCGAGGGACGCGACCTGCTGGCGACGCCTGAGCTCCGCGCCGTGCTTGGCAACCTGGAAACCGCCTCGGCGGACATTGCCGCGATCACGGCGGATGTGGCGCAGACCGCGCTGGCCCCGATGCTGAACGACGCCTTGTCGGCGGCCACCGAAGCCGCGCGCAACATCGCCTCGGGCACCGTCGGGCTGGGTGCCGTTACCGAGAACATCAACGCGCTGGTCACCGATGCCGAGATCCTGCTGTCGGACGAGGCAACGCGCGCCCTGCCCGCCGCGACGCTGGCCCTGATGCAGGACGGCCAGGCGCTGATCGCCTCGCCCGAGCTGGACGCGATCCTGCGCGACCTGGCCGCGACCGCCGCCGACGTCCGCGCGATCACCGCCGAGTTGGCCGCCGCCGAGGCCACCGCCCGCCTGACCGCCGCGCTGGAAGCCGCCGAAGCCGCCGCTGTCGCCGTGGCCGAGGGCACGGCCAATCTGCCGGAACTCTCGGCCTCCGCCCAGCGGGTGATGGCGCAGGCCGAGGAGTTGGGCGCCGGGCTGAACCGCCTGACGGCGAAGACCGAGGCCTTGGCGTTGGAGGATCTGGTGACCTCCACCACCGATCTGATGCGCACCGCCGATGCCTTCCTGTCGTCCGACGAAGCCGACGACGTGCCCGTCGTCCTGGTCGAAACCCTGGAAGAGCTGCGCCTGACGATCGAGACGATCCGCACCGGCGGCACGCTGGAGAACCTGAACACCACGCTCCGCTCCACCTCCGGGGCGGCGGACAGCATCGCCACGGCGGCGCAGGACCTGCCCGCGCTGGTGAACCGGTTGCAGACGCTGACGACGCAGGCGGGCGGCGTGCTGGCGTCCTATGGGGATGGCAGCCGAGTGAACACCGAACTCTATGCCGCGCTGCGTGCCGCCGTGCGCGCCGCCGAGGACGTGTCGTCGCTCGCGCGGACCATCGAACGCAACCCGAACTCCCTGCTGCTGGGAAGGTGA
- a CDS encoding paraquat-inducible protein A has translation MDGTGSGNKALTARDAGLVGCRHCTRVSPAGTWTCSRCGGDLVSRDPTSLQKVWAWWIVGLMAYIPANLYPMLLTTTVGRTAEATIVGGVIELIHHGAYGVAGIVFFASVIIPVGKFLAIAYLALIVRKPHGTKPKSLLHLYEFVEWIGRWSMIDVFVVAILVALVQFSLIATINPGIAAVSFALSVVFTMLSALSFDSRIIWDRIETLSDE, from the coding sequence ATGGACGGCACTGGATCAGGCAACAAGGCGCTGACCGCCCGCGATGCGGGGCTGGTGGGGTGCAGGCACTGCACGCGGGTTTCGCCCGCGGGCACCTGGACCTGTTCGCGCTGTGGCGGTGACCTGGTCAGCCGCGATCCCACGTCCCTGCAAAAGGTCTGGGCCTGGTGGATCGTCGGATTGATGGCCTACATCCCCGCGAACCTGTACCCCATGCTGCTGACCACGACGGTGGGTCGCACCGCCGAAGCGACCATCGTGGGCGGTGTGATCGAACTGATCCATCACGGGGCCTACGGCGTGGCGGGCATCGTCTTTTTCGCCTCGGTCATCATTCCGGTGGGCAAGTTTCTGGCGATTGCCTACCTGGCCCTGATCGTGCGCAAACCCCATGGCACCAAGCCCAAGAGCCTGCTGCATCTGTATGAATTCGTGGAATGGATCGGCCGTTGGTCGATGATCGACGTCTTTGTCGTGGCAATCCTGGTCGCGCTGGTGCAGTTCTCGCTGATTGCCACGATCAACCCCGGAATCGCGGCCGTGTCGTTTGCCTTGTCGGTCGTATTCACGATGCTGTCGGCGCTGAGCTTTGACAGCAGAATAATCTGGGACCGGATCGAGACGTTGAGCGATGAGTGA